The DNA segment TAAGGTGCAATGGAAAGGGAAAAAACAAGAAGAACGTTACTCCATATTTTGTTATAATTTTCAGAATACTATTTTCTATTTTAACAGAGGATTAATAATAAATCAATAAGTTTATGCAATGAAATGAATGGATAAAGGGAATGGAGCTTATTGAAGGGGGGGCAGAGAGTACTATAATGTCAAAGAAAACGGTTACAAAAAAGTGAATACCCACTTAAGTGAAGTGTATATTAAGAGGGTATTTTGAATAATTATTCACTGTAAGTGACCTGGTATTAGCCCTTAATCGTAGAGAATGCTTGGTCTACTGCTTGTATAGTTGTATAGATATCTTCTTCGGTGTGTGAAATAGTTAAGAACCAAGCCTCATATTTTGAAGGGGCCAAATTTATACCTTGACGAAGCATAGCATTAAAGAATTTACCAAACATTTCACCATCTGAGTCATTCGCTTGATCATAATTTTCGACCTTTTGATCGGTAAAATAGACAGTGAGAGCACCTTTTAGGCGGTTCACTGTAATGGTTACTCCGTTTTTCTCAGCCTTTTCTAGGATTCCTTCTTCAAGGATGCCTCCTAATCGATCCAATTCTTCGTATAGACCTTTTTCTTGAAGAGTCTCTAAACAAGCAATGCCAGCTGATATGGATGCTGGGTTTCCCGCCATTGTTCCTGCTTGATAAGCTGGGCCAAGTGGTGCCACTTGCTCCATGATATCGATTCGACCACCGTACGCACCAATTGGGAGGCCGCCACCTATAATTTTTCCAAGAGCGGTCATGTCAGGCTCAACTCCATAAATTTGTTGAGCACTTCCATAGGTAAAGCGGAATGCCGTAATAACCTCATCATAAATCACTAAAGCTCCTGCCTCATGTGTAAGATCATTGATCTGTTGGAGGAAACCAGGATTTGGCTCCACGATCCCAAAGTTTCCTACAATTGGTTCCACAAGGACAGCCGCAACATCATCTCCCCAGTGATGAAGTGCCTCTTTAAAGGAATCGACGTCATTGAAAGGAACGGTGATCACTTCTTGAGCAGTTGAAGGCAATATCCCAGCAGAATCCGGTGTTCCTAAGGTAGAAGGGCCTGATCCTGCTGCTACGAGGACCTGATCAAAATGTCCATGATAGCAACCGGCGAACTTGATGATTTTTTTTCGATTTGTATAGGCGCGTGCCACTCGAACGGTGGTCATCACAGCCTCGGTCCCTGAATTTGTAAAACGAACTTTTTCCATCGAAGGTATGGCATCCTTCAACATTTTCGCAAACTTATTTTCTAGGACTGTTGGTGTTCCGTAGAGTGTCCCGTTATAGGCCGCTTTAGTGATGGCCTCTGCAATATGTGGATGAGCATGTCCTGTGATAATCGGTCCGTATGCAGCTAGGTAATCGATATATTTATTGCCATCCACATCCCAAAAATAAGCCCCTTGTGCTTTTTCCATAAATACCGGTGTGCCACCGCCAACCGCTTTATACGATCTAGAAGGTGAATTTACTCCACCTACAATATGCTGTAAAGCTTCCTTATAAAATTCCTCTGACTTCATAAAATCCATCAATCTAACCCTCCAACTTATTTATTCTCGCTCTTTTTCTCCAGCCACTGAAAAATAACTGCGAATACTGCGGTAATCCCAAGCACAATCACTAGATTTAGAAGGATATTATCAGGTATGTATGTTC comes from the Bacillaceae bacterium S4-13-56 genome and includes:
- a CDS encoding glutamate-1-semialdehyde 2,1-aminomutase; this translates as MDFMKSEEFYKEALQHIVGGVNSPSRSYKAVGGGTPVFMEKAQGAYFWDVDGNKYIDYLAAYGPIITGHAHPHIAEAITKAAYNGTLYGTPTVLENKFAKMLKDAIPSMEKVRFTNSGTEAVMTTVRVARAYTNRKKIIKFAGCYHGHFDQVLVAAGSGPSTLGTPDSAGILPSTAQEVITVPFNDVDSFKEALHHWGDDVAAVLVEPIVGNFGIVEPNPGFLQQINDLTHEAGALVIYDEVITAFRFTYGSAQQIYGVEPDMTALGKIIGGGLPIGAYGGRIDIMEQVAPLGPAYQAGTMAGNPASISAGIACLETLQEKGLYEELDRLGGILEEGILEKAEKNGVTITVNRLKGALTVYFTDQKVENYDQANDSDGEMFGKFFNAMLRQGINLAPSKYEAWFLTISHTEEDIYTTIQAVDQAFSTIKG